The proteins below come from a single Parageobacillus thermoglucosidasius genomic window:
- a CDS encoding PTS fructose transporter subunit IIB, producing the protein MTLILNCEKVYKTGGNNMKLLAITSCPNGIAHTYMAAEKLAKAAEKMGHEMKVETQGSIGVENELTPEDIQSADGIIIAADKQVDKSRFYGKRVLEDCDSSWKK; encoded by the coding sequence ATGACATTAATATTAAATTGTGAAAAGGTTTACAAAACGGGAGGGAACAACATGAAACTACTTGCCATTACGTCGTGCCCTAACGGTATTGCGCACACATATATGGCTGCTGAAAAACTAGCAAAAGCAGCGGAAAAAATGGGACATGAAATGAAAGTAGAGACACAAGGTTCCATTGGAGTGGAAAATGAGTTAACTCCAGAGGATATTCAATCCGCAGACGGAATTATCATCGCCGCAGACAAACAAGTAGATAAAAGTCGCTTCTATGGGAAACGGGTGCTTGAAGATTGCGATTCCTCATGGAAAAAGTAA